In Streptomyces sp. NBC_00433, a single genomic region encodes these proteins:
- a CDS encoding LuxR C-terminal-related transcriptional regulator, with product MPSLLSVSDLDLRALAGMVQEVRADVPEQGLPPSLLADLMGQIRCDALTVAGFDSHRQEWWLAQTGPGGGETPDEADQADEADDDADLTHWHHYWDCQPCSYPDRSADLRSVVTIPDFYSARQWHSTGMYTDYYRPLGIEHELMLCMPAGTPGTSGPGRTLRIFLFRGPGPDFSERDRALFTLLRPHLHEAYLDAERRRHPTPQLTPRQWQLMHLLAAGHTNVQIARRLGLSEGTVRKHLENAYRRLHVSHRMAAVARAFPAGAPDQRRTR from the coding sequence ATGCCGAGCTTGTTATCGGTCAGCGATCTGGATCTGCGCGCCTTGGCGGGGATGGTCCAAGAGGTACGCGCCGATGTGCCGGAACAGGGGCTGCCACCGTCCCTGCTCGCAGACTTGATGGGCCAGATCCGCTGTGACGCACTGACCGTCGCAGGTTTCGACAGTCACCGGCAGGAGTGGTGGCTGGCGCAGACAGGACCTGGTGGTGGCGAGACGCCCGATGAGGCCGATCAAGCCGACGAGGCTGATGACGACGCCGACTTGACGCACTGGCACCACTACTGGGACTGCCAGCCGTGCAGTTACCCCGACCGTAGCGCCGACCTGCGCAGTGTCGTGACGATCCCGGACTTCTACTCGGCCAGGCAGTGGCACAGCACCGGAATGTACACCGACTACTACCGGCCGCTGGGGATCGAGCACGAGCTCATGCTCTGCATGCCCGCCGGAACTCCGGGAACCAGCGGCCCCGGCCGGACCCTGCGGATCTTCCTCTTCCGCGGGCCGGGTCCGGACTTCTCCGAGCGCGACCGCGCGCTTTTCACGCTGCTGCGGCCGCACCTGCACGAGGCCTACCTGGACGCCGAACGGCGCCGCCACCCCACACCCCAACTCACCCCCCGGCAGTGGCAACTGATGCACCTGCTCGCCGCAGGACACACCAACGTCCAGATCGCCCGCAGGCTGGGCTTGTCCGAGGGAACAGTGCGCAAGCACCTGGAGAACGCCTACCGCCGGCTGCACGTTTCCCACCGCATGGCCGCGGTCGCCCGCGCGTTTCCGGCGGGAGCGCCCGATCAGCGTCGGACCCGCTGA